From Alosa sapidissima isolate fAloSap1 chromosome 7, fAloSap1.pri, whole genome shotgun sequence, the proteins below share one genomic window:
- the spats2 gene encoding spermatogenesis-associated serine-rich protein 2 isoform X1: MARKNIPKDTSGVVFDTHSKMVMSQGGTFDRMKEKINAVRAVVPNKSNNEIALVLQHFENCVDRAVHAFVEGSAVEILKEWNVTGKKKPKKKKKPKPQVKEADPEPEPTPSESTLLPEVPDAHNGFHANGSLAAEGESLDSLSEQLDSVSLDAELDSEPATPDLPDLTAPEAEQHSLSPGLHQHGSRSNKSRPRPGSSSSSSHPNDHTGASGAKKIASNIDRSVKDLQRCTASLTRYRVLVKDEMDTSIKRMKQTFAELQSCLMDREVALLGEMDKVKAEAMAILDGRQKRAEELRRLTDKSASMSEDQLSELRADIKHFVSERKYDEDLGKAVKFTYELEPLKANITSFGDVYHPQTGYSSRSRCSSSSSSLIGPAVSAPSAASASAPQTQAPPPGGRPNQPHRQVYQGNRRGGQRFNGSYHDRNPGRGGYRYQGDRYQGERYHGDRHHGDGTNSAHSRGPAYSSSYSRHDGPAHPTPPALPAHPAHNGLPQRPPRTHCP, translated from the exons ATACGTCGGGTGTCGTTTTTGACACTCATTCCAAAATGGTGATGTCCCAGGGAGGAACATTTGATCGGATGAAGGAGAAG ATAAACGCTGTGCGTGCGGTGGTCCCCAACAAGAGCAACAACGAGATTGCCCTGGTGCTGCAGCACTTTGAGAACTGCGTGGACCGCGCTGTGCACGCGTTTGTGGAAG GAAGTGCTGTGGAGATCCTGAAGGAATGGAATGTCACTGGGAAAAAAAAG cccaaaaaaaagaagaagcctAAACCCCAGGTCAAGGAGGCAGACCCCGAGCCTGAGCCCACCCCATCTGAGTCCACCCTGCTTCCCGAGGTGCCCGACGCGCACAACGGTTTCCATGCCAACGGTTCGCTGGCCGCTGAGGGTGAGTCTCTGGACTCCCTGAGCGAGCAGCTAGACTCTGTGTCACTGGACGCCGAGCTGGATTCCGAGCCCGCCACGCCAGACCTGCCCGACCTCACAG CACCTGAAGCAGAGCAACATTCTTTAAGCCCTGGACTCCATCAACATGGTTCCCGTAGCAACAAGTCGCGTCCCAGACCTGgttccagctccagctcctctcACCCAAATGACCACACAGGTGCATCTGGTGCCAAAAAAATTG CTTCCAATATCGACCGCTCAGTGAAGGACCTGCAGAGGTGCACGGCGTCTCTGACGCGCTACCGCGTACTGGTGAAGGATGAGATGGACACCTCCATCAAGCGCATGAAGCAGACGTTTGCGGAGCTTCAGAGCTG tctaaTGGACAGAGAGGTGGCACTGTTGGGTGAGATGGATAAAGTGAAAGCTGAAGCCA TGGCTATTCTGGATGGCAGGCAGAAGCGAGCAGAAGAACTCCGACGCTTGACCGATAAGTCAGCCTCCATGTCTGAAGACCAGCTAAGCGAACTTCGCGCAGACATAAAG CACTTTGTTAGCGAGCGCAAGTATGACGAGGATTTGGGGAAAGCTGTGAAGTTCACCTACGAACTGGAGCCCCTCAAGGCCAACATCACGTCTTTTGGAGATG TGTACCACCCTCAGACGGGCTATTCCAGCCGCTCTCGCtgtagctcctcctcctcctccctgattGGCCCAGCAGTGTCGGCTCCGTCAGCAGCTTCTGCTAGCGCCCCCCAGACCCAGGCTCCGCCCCCCGGAGGTCGCCCCAACCAGCCGCACAGACAG GTTTACCAGGGTAACAGGCGCGGAGGTCAGCGGTTTAATGGCTCCTACCACGACAGGAACCCTGGGCGTGGTGGCTATCGTTACCAAGGAGATCGGTACCAGGGTGAACGCTACCATGGCGACCGCCATCACGGCGACGGCACTAACTCTGCCCACAGCCGGGGCCCGGCCTACTCTTCCTCTTACAGTCGTCACGATGGTCCAGCTCATCCAACTCCTCCAGCTCTTCCAGCTCATCCAGCTCATAACGGCCTTCCTCAGAGGCCCCCCCGAACCCACTGCCCCTGA
- the spats2 gene encoding spermatogenesis-associated serine-rich protein 2 isoform X2, giving the protein MSLGKKKPKKKKKPKPQVKEADPEPEPTPSESTLLPEVPDAHNGFHANGSLAAEGESLDSLSEQLDSVSLDAELDSEPATPDLPDLTAPEAEQHSLSPGLHQHGSRSNKSRPRPGSSSSSSHPNDHTGASGAKKIASNIDRSVKDLQRCTASLTRYRVLVKDEMDTSIKRMKQTFAELQSCLMDREVALLGEMDKVKAEAMAILDGRQKRAEELRRLTDKSASMSEDQLSELRADIKHFVSERKYDEDLGKAVKFTYELEPLKANITSFGDVYHPQTGYSSRSRCSSSSSSLIGPAVSAPSAASASAPQTQAPPPGGRPNQPHRQVYQGNRRGGQRFNGSYHDRNPGRGGYRYQGDRYQGERYHGDRHHGDGTNSAHSRGPAYSSSYSRHDGPAHPTPPALPAHPAHNGLPQRPPRTHCP; this is encoded by the exons ATGTCACTGGGAAAAAAAA agcccaaaaaaaagaagaagcctAAACCCCAGGTCAAGGAGGCAGACCCCGAGCCTGAGCCCACCCCATCTGAGTCCACCCTGCTTCCCGAGGTGCCCGACGCGCACAACGGTTTCCATGCCAACGGTTCGCTGGCCGCTGAGGGTGAGTCTCTGGACTCCCTGAGCGAGCAGCTAGACTCTGTGTCACTGGACGCCGAGCTGGATTCCGAGCCCGCCACGCCAGACCTGCCCGACCTCACAG CACCTGAAGCAGAGCAACATTCTTTAAGCCCTGGACTCCATCAACATGGTTCCCGTAGCAACAAGTCGCGTCCCAGACCTGgttccagctccagctcctctcACCCAAATGACCACACAGGTGCATCTGGTGCCAAAAAAATTG CTTCCAATATCGACCGCTCAGTGAAGGACCTGCAGAGGTGCACGGCGTCTCTGACGCGCTACCGCGTACTGGTGAAGGATGAGATGGACACCTCCATCAAGCGCATGAAGCAGACGTTTGCGGAGCTTCAGAGCTG tctaaTGGACAGAGAGGTGGCACTGTTGGGTGAGATGGATAAAGTGAAAGCTGAAGCCA TGGCTATTCTGGATGGCAGGCAGAAGCGAGCAGAAGAACTCCGACGCTTGACCGATAAGTCAGCCTCCATGTCTGAAGACCAGCTAAGCGAACTTCGCGCAGACATAAAG CACTTTGTTAGCGAGCGCAAGTATGACGAGGATTTGGGGAAAGCTGTGAAGTTCACCTACGAACTGGAGCCCCTCAAGGCCAACATCACGTCTTTTGGAGATG TGTACCACCCTCAGACGGGCTATTCCAGCCGCTCTCGCtgtagctcctcctcctcctccctgattGGCCCAGCAGTGTCGGCTCCGTCAGCAGCTTCTGCTAGCGCCCCCCAGACCCAGGCTCCGCCCCCCGGAGGTCGCCCCAACCAGCCGCACAGACAG GTTTACCAGGGTAACAGGCGCGGAGGTCAGCGGTTTAATGGCTCCTACCACGACAGGAACCCTGGGCGTGGTGGCTATCGTTACCAAGGAGATCGGTACCAGGGTGAACGCTACCATGGCGACCGCCATCACGGCGACGGCACTAACTCTGCCCACAGCCGGGGCCCGGCCTACTCTTCCTCTTACAGTCGTCACGATGGTCCAGCTCATCCAACTCCTCCAGCTCTTCCAGCTCATCCAGCTCATAACGGCCTTCCTCAGAGGCCCCCCCGAACCCACTGCCCCTGA
- the spats2 gene encoding spermatogenesis-associated serine-rich protein 2 isoform X3, whose protein sequence is MVHLKPKKKKKPKPQVKEADPEPEPTPSESTLLPEVPDAHNGFHANGSLAAEGESLDSLSEQLDSVSLDAELDSEPATPDLPDLTAPEAEQHSLSPGLHQHGSRSNKSRPRPGSSSSSSHPNDHTGASGAKKIASNIDRSVKDLQRCTASLTRYRVLVKDEMDTSIKRMKQTFAELQSCLMDREVALLGEMDKVKAEAMAILDGRQKRAEELRRLTDKSASMSEDQLSELRADIKHFVSERKYDEDLGKAVKFTYELEPLKANITSFGDVYHPQTGYSSRSRCSSSSSSLIGPAVSAPSAASASAPQTQAPPPGGRPNQPHRQVYQGNRRGGQRFNGSYHDRNPGRGGYRYQGDRYQGERYHGDRHHGDGTNSAHSRGPAYSSSYSRHDGPAHPTPPALPAHPAHNGLPQRPPRTHCP, encoded by the exons ATGGTTCATCTGAAG cccaaaaaaaagaagaagcctAAACCCCAGGTCAAGGAGGCAGACCCCGAGCCTGAGCCCACCCCATCTGAGTCCACCCTGCTTCCCGAGGTGCCCGACGCGCACAACGGTTTCCATGCCAACGGTTCGCTGGCCGCTGAGGGTGAGTCTCTGGACTCCCTGAGCGAGCAGCTAGACTCTGTGTCACTGGACGCCGAGCTGGATTCCGAGCCCGCCACGCCAGACCTGCCCGACCTCACAG CACCTGAAGCAGAGCAACATTCTTTAAGCCCTGGACTCCATCAACATGGTTCCCGTAGCAACAAGTCGCGTCCCAGACCTGgttccagctccagctcctctcACCCAAATGACCACACAGGTGCATCTGGTGCCAAAAAAATTG CTTCCAATATCGACCGCTCAGTGAAGGACCTGCAGAGGTGCACGGCGTCTCTGACGCGCTACCGCGTACTGGTGAAGGATGAGATGGACACCTCCATCAAGCGCATGAAGCAGACGTTTGCGGAGCTTCAGAGCTG tctaaTGGACAGAGAGGTGGCACTGTTGGGTGAGATGGATAAAGTGAAAGCTGAAGCCA TGGCTATTCTGGATGGCAGGCAGAAGCGAGCAGAAGAACTCCGACGCTTGACCGATAAGTCAGCCTCCATGTCTGAAGACCAGCTAAGCGAACTTCGCGCAGACATAAAG CACTTTGTTAGCGAGCGCAAGTATGACGAGGATTTGGGGAAAGCTGTGAAGTTCACCTACGAACTGGAGCCCCTCAAGGCCAACATCACGTCTTTTGGAGATG TGTACCACCCTCAGACGGGCTATTCCAGCCGCTCTCGCtgtagctcctcctcctcctccctgattGGCCCAGCAGTGTCGGCTCCGTCAGCAGCTTCTGCTAGCGCCCCCCAGACCCAGGCTCCGCCCCCCGGAGGTCGCCCCAACCAGCCGCACAGACAG GTTTACCAGGGTAACAGGCGCGGAGGTCAGCGGTTTAATGGCTCCTACCACGACAGGAACCCTGGGCGTGGTGGCTATCGTTACCAAGGAGATCGGTACCAGGGTGAACGCTACCATGGCGACCGCCATCACGGCGACGGCACTAACTCTGCCCACAGCCGGGGCCCGGCCTACTCTTCCTCTTACAGTCGTCACGATGGTCCAGCTCATCCAACTCCTCCAGCTCTTCCAGCTCATCCAGCTCATAACGGCCTTCCTCAGAGGCCCCCCCGAACCCACTGCCCCTGA